The Salvia miltiorrhiza cultivar Shanhuang (shh) chromosome 1, IMPLAD_Smil_shh, whole genome shotgun sequence genome has a window encoding:
- the LOC131007164 gene encoding asparagine--tRNA ligase, cytoplasmic 2-like translates to MTAVTLWKLLLLGDQWVLPSDQAPCAGVGPTGLGLVIWAKKSLVQKDKLYEFVIKKSPLPLSKYSKRVTLDSISSRPDGGVGLIGQRVVVGGWVKSSREFKAAAPPPAAGAPKDISCVEVLQTKLPFFRSIIKAFGGEQRIRDKIESVLPKPPQPSISILQISDGSCVSSLQVVVDSGLAQPAHIMATGTCILVEGLFQKPSLLEKEKYRIEVKAENILHIGSVDQDRYPLSKKRLPLELLRDSAHFRPRTTTVASVMRIRNGLTQAAHTFFQENGFLLVQVPVITATDCDGLGQSLVVAEEQERSRDAIKLDTIRASLKEKIKKIDQLKRNESDKEALAAAVQDLKKTAELASQVEAKQRGNKSLNFFPCKTYLSASGRLHLESYASALGNVCSFGPRFHASASESKKLLAEMWMVEIEVAFSELQDSMQCAVDFLKFVCRRILESSAEDLKFMAKRVDKHVVDRLQLIAEGPFEKISYTEAVKVLKQGKFEGSIEWGAPLSEEHEFHLAEEVYKKPVIVYNHPKELKPFNARCNDDGETCAAFDVIVPKVGALIRGSQSEERFNMLSARMKELGLEKKQYEWYVDLRRHGAVKCSGFSFMFDPFVLYATGLNDVHDATPFPRSFGQLHN, encoded by the exons aATCCCCACTACCCCTCTCCAAATACTCCAAAAGGGTCACCTTGGACTCAATCTCCAGCCGCCCAGACGGCGGCGTGGGGCTGATCGGACAGAGGGTGGTCGTCGGGGGCTGGGTCAAGTCCTCCCGGGAATTcaaggcggcggcgccgcctcccgcCGCCGGAGCCCCCAAAGACATCAGCTGCGTCGAAGTCCTCCAAACAAAGCTCCCCTTTTTCCGGTCGATCATAAAGGCTTTCGGCGGCGAGCAGCGGATACGGGACAAAATCGAGTCGGTTCTCCCCAAGCCGCCGCAGCCCTCCATCTCAATCTTGCAGATCAGCGATGGATCCTGCGTTTCAAGTCTCCAG GTGGTTGTGGATTCCGGCTTAGCTCAACCGGCGCATATTATGGCAACGGGGACGTGCATTTTAGTGGAGGGCTTGTTTCAGAAGCCGTCGCTGCTGGAGAAGGAGAAGTATAGAATAGAGGTGAAAGCAGAGAATATCCTCCACATTGGAAGCGTGGATCAAGACAGATACCCTCTCTCGAAGAAGCGTTTGCCTCTGGAGTTGCTCCGCGACTCCGCCCATTTCCGTCCACGAACAACCACG GTTGCATCCGTGATGAGGATAAGAAACGGCCTCACGCAAGCGGCCCACACATTCTTCCAAGAGAATGGATTCCTACTCGTGCAAGTGCCCGTGATCACGGCCACCGACTGCGACGGCCTCGGCCAGAGCCTGGTGGTCGCGGAGGAGCAAGAGAGGAGCCGCGACGCCATCAAGCTCGACACGATACGCGCCTCCCTCAAGGAGAAGATCAAAAAGATCGACCAACTTAAGAGGAACGAGAGCGACAAAGAAGCGTTAGCCGCAGCCGTGCAGGACCTCAAGAAAACAGCCGAGCTAGCTTCTCAAGTTGAGGCAAAGCAAAGAGGAAACAAATCACTGAATTTCTTCCCTTGCAAGACCTACCTGTCCGCCTCCGGCCGCCTCCATCTCGAGAGCTACGCCTCCGCTCTGGGGAACGTCTGCTCCTTCGGGCCTAGATTCCACGCCAGCGCCTCCGAGTCGAAGAAGCTGCTGGCCGAGATGTGGATGGTCGAGATCGAAGTGGCCTTCTCCGAGCTACAG GACTCTATGCAGTGTGCAGTCGACTTCTTGAAGTTCGTGTGCAGGCGGATCTTGGAGAGCTCCGCGGAGGATCTGAAGTTCATGGCGAAGCGCGTGGACAAGCACGTGGTGGACCGCCTCCAGCTCATCGCAGAAGGCCCATTCGAGAAGATCTCATACACAGAAGCAGTGAAGGTTTTGAAGCAGGGGAAATTCGAGGGGAGCATTGAGTGGGGCGCGCCTCTCTCCGAGGAGCACGAGTTCCACTTAGCAGAGGAGGTATACAAGAAGCCCGTGATCGTGTACAACCACCCTAAGGAGCTGAAGCCGTTCAATGCCCGTTGCAACGATGATGGAGAGACGTGTGCAGCGTTTGATGTGATCGTGCCCAAGGTGGGAGCTCTCATCAGGGGAAGCCAGAGTGAGGAGAGGTTCAACATGTTGAGCGCAAG GATGAAGGAGTTGGGGTTAGAGAAGAAGCAGTATGAGTGGTATGTTGATCTGCGTAGGCACGGTGCAGTGAAGTGCTCCGGCTTCAGCTTCATGTTCGACCCCTTCGTGCTCTACGCCACCGGCCTCAATGATGTCCACGACGCCACCCCCTTCCCCCGGAGCTTCGGCCAACTCCACAACTAG
- the LOC131022843 gene encoding cysteine-rich repeat secretory protein 55-like translates to MDLLSIPLLITLSLHILAAESSDPAANLCNGNSRANATTSRSIDTLLPKLVSGTIESGFIATSYGGVYGLAQCRGDVSSSDCASCIQDAAKEVRTLCPSQSDARIWYDFCFLRYTTYKFFGEVDTSGIFLINTQNVSDPKAFNKKLSSLMDEISSEAVRSSSMGLGRGKREVSEFIKLYALVQCTRDLSELNCAQCVSVAVSNFPTVCGDRRGCRVLYGSCYVRYELYPFFFPLDSLESLGSSSEEKYERVMAVKN, encoded by the coding sequence ATGGATCTCCTATCCATTCCCCTCCTCATCACCCTCTCTCTCCACATTCTCGCAGCAGAATCTTCCGATCCCGCCGCGAATCTCTGCAACGGCAACAGCAGAGCCAACGCCACAACATCAAGAAGCATAGACACCTTACTGCCCAAGCTAGTCTCCGGCACCATCGAAAGCGGCTTCATCGCCACCTCCTACGGCGGGGTCTACGGCCTAGCCCAATGCAGAGGCGACGTCAGCAGCAGCGACTGCGCCTCCTGCATCCAAGATGCAGCAAAGGAGGTCCGAACACTCTGCCCCAGCCAATCAGATGCAAGAATTTGGTATGACTTCTGCTTTCTGAGGTACACCACCTATAAATTCTTCGGAGAAGTGGATACCTCGGGAATTTTCTTGATCAACACGCAGAATGTGAGTGATCCCAAGGCTTTCAACAAGAAGCTGTCCTCGTTGATGGATGAGATCAGCTCTGAGGCGGTCAGGAGCTCGAGCATGGGGCTGGGGCGGGGGAAGAGAGAGGTGTCCGAATTCATTAAGCTTTACGCGTTGGTGCAGTGCACCAGAGATCTGTCTGAGCTCAACTGTGCTCAGTGTGTGTCCGTTGCTGTCAGCAATTTCCCCACAGTTTGTGGGGATAGGAGAGGCTGCCGCGTGCTCTATGGAAGCTGCTACGTTAGATACGAGCTCTATCCCTTCTTCTTCCCTCTTGATTCACTCGAGTCTTTGGGTTCGAGTTCTGAGGAGAAGTATGAGAGAGTCATGGCTGTCAAGAATTGA
- the LOC131022836 gene encoding cysteine-rich repeat secretory protein 55-like, translated as MNLASILLLITLSLYILTAESADPAANLCNNDSKANGTISRNIDTLLPKLVSGTIQNGFIATSYGGVYGLAQCRGDVSSSDCSSCIQDAAKEIRTLCPNQADARIWYDYCFLRYSTQKFFGGVDTWGVYLYNTQNVSDPEVFNKKLASLMDVISKEAVRTSSRGLGRGKTDVSEFVRLYALVQCTRDLSQINCAQCLAIAVSNFATFCDNKRGCRVLYSSCYVRYELYPFFFPLDSHESLNSSSHQDKYERVMAVKN; from the coding sequence ATGAATCTCGCATCCATTCTGCTCCTCatcaccctctctctctacaTTCTCACAGCAGAATCTGCAGATCCTGCTGCAAATCTCTGCAACAATGACAGCAAAGCCAATGGCACCATATCAAGAAACATAGACACCTTACTGCCTAAACTAGTCTCCGGCACCATCCAGAATGGCTTCATCGCCACCTCCTACGGCGGAGTCTACGGGCTCGCCCAATGCAGAGGCGACGTCAGCAGCAGCGACTGCTCCTCGTGCATCCAAGATGCTGCAAAGGAGATCAGAACTCTGTGTCCCAACCAAGCAGATGCAAGAATCTGGTATGACTACTGCTTTCTGAGGTACAGCACCCAGAAATTCTTCGGAGGAGTTGATACCTGGGGAGTTTACTTGTACAACACGCAGAATGTGAGTGATCCCGAGGTTTTCAACAAGAAGTTGGCCTCGTTGATGGATGTGATCAGCAAAGAGGCGGTTAGGACATCGAGCAGGGGGCTGGGGCGAGGGAAGACCGATGTTTCTGAGTTCGTTAGGCTTTACGCGTTGGTGCAGTGTACCAGAGACCTCTCTCAGATCAACTGTGCTCAGTGTTTGGCCATTGCTGTCAGCAATTTCGCCACATTTTGTGATAATAAGAGAGGCTGTCGCGTGCTTTACAGCAGCTGCTACGTTAGATACGAGCTCTATCCCTTCTTCTTCCCTCTTGATTCTCATGAATCCTTGAATTCGAGTTCTCATCAGGACAAGTATGAGAGGGTCATGGCTGTCAAGAATTGA
- the LOC131022828 gene encoding 4-hydroxy-tetrahydrodipicolinate synthase, chloroplastic-like yields MALVIGCCSLKSTHRGVLPKWRSPRAAVIPNFHLPMRSNEVKNRTNVDDIKSLRLITAIKTPYLPDGRFDLEAYDALVNMQIEDGVEGVIVGGTTGEGQLMSWDEHIMLIGHTVNCFGSSVKVIGNTGSNSTREAIHATEQGFAVGMHAALHINPYYGKTSLEGLVSHFDSVLPMGPTIIYNVPSRTGQDIPPRVIHTVAQSTNLAGIKECVGNDRVEQYTSNGIVVWSGNDDECHDSRWEYNATGVISVTSNLIPSLMRELMFGGKNPALNAKLMPLIQWLFREPNPIGVNTALAQLGVVRPVFRLPYVPLPLAKRVEFVNIVKELGRENFIGEKDVRVLDDDDFVLIGRY; encoded by the exons ATGGCGTTGGTGATCGGATGTTGCTCTCTCAAGTCTACTCATCGAG GTGTGCTTCCAAAATGGAGATCACCTAGAGCAGCTGTGATTCCCAACTTTCACCTCCCAATGCGTAGTAACGAAGTTAAAAATAG GACTAATGTTGATGACATAAAATCGCTGAGACTGATTACAGCCATCAAGACACCGTATCTCCCGGATGGTAGATTCGACTTGGAGGCCTATGATGCCTTAGTGAACATGCAAATCGAAGATGGTGTCGAGGGAGTGATTGTTGGTGGCACCACTGGTGAAGGCCAGTTGATGAGCTGGGACGAGCATATTATGCTCATTGGCCACACGGTGAACTGTTTTGGTAGTTCTGTTAAAGTCATTGGCAACACGGGGAGTAACTCAACCCGAGAAGCTATCCATGCCACTGAACAAGGCTTTGCTGTTGGTATGCATGCAGCGCTCCACATTAATCCTTACTATGGTAAAACCTCCTTGGAGGGTTTGGTCTCTCACTTTGACAGCGTGCTTCCCATGGGCCCTACGATCATCTACAACGTTCCATCACGGACTGGCCAAGATATCCCACCACGCGTGATTCACACCGTAGCTCAGAGCACCAACTTGGCAGGCATCAAGGAGTGCGTTGGAAATGACAGGGTGGAGCAGTATACAAGCAATGGTATAGTCGTGTGGAGTGGGAACGACGATGAATGCCACGACTCAAGGTGGGAATACAATGCTACTGGAGTAATTTCAGTTACAAGTAATTTGATCCCAAGTCTAATGAGAGAGCTCATGTTTGGAGGAAAGAATCCAGCTCTGAACGCAAAACTTATGCCTCTAATCCAGTGGCTTTTCCGCGAGCCCAACCCGATTGGTGTGAACACAGCCCTAGCTCAGCTCGGGGTCGTGAGACCAGTTTTCCGGTTGCCATACGTGCCCCTTCCTCTGGCCAAGAGGGTCGAGTTTGTGAACATAGTCAAGGAACTCGGAAGGGAGAATTTTATAGGAGAGAAAGATGTCCGGGTCTTGGATGACGACGACTTTGTTTTGATCGGTCGGTATTAG
- the LOC131022850 gene encoding ras-related protein RABA5b-like, producing the protein MLILLLSTTPFPLFNKQTYKLSSLQLPSHTLPRTIKQGTAMAEEGGGEEYLFKIVVIGDSAVGKSNLLSRFARDEFDHNSKATIGVEFQTQVVEVDGKEVKAQVWDTAGQERFRAVTSAYYRGAVGALIVYDITRKTTFESTKRWLDELNTHCDTAVARMLVGNKCDLENIREVSVEEGKSLAEEEGLFFIETSALDSTNVMKAFEIVIHEIYDKVSRKILNSDSYKADLSVNRVSLANGVDLSKQNKSCCSR; encoded by the exons ATGCTTATTCTACTATTGTCTACCACTCCTTTCCCTCTCTTCAATAAACAAACATACAAACTCTCCTCTCTTCAGCTTCCCTCACACACACTTCCACGCACAATCAAGCAGGGAACTGCAATGGCGGAGGAAGGCGGCGGGGAGGAGTATCTGTTCAAGATAGTGGTGATTGGGGATTCAGCTGTGGGCAAATCGAACTTGCTCTCGCGCTTCGCGAGGGACGAGTTTGACCACAACTCCAAAGCCACTATAGGGGTCGAGTTCCAGACGCAGGTGGTGGAGGTTGATGGGAAGGAGGTCAAGGCACAGGTTTGGGACACCGCCGGCCAGGAGCGTTTCCGCGCCGTCACCTCCGCCTACTACCGCGGCGCCGTCGGGGCGCTCATTGTCTACGATATCACCAGGAAGACCACTTTCGAGAGCACCAAACGATGGCTCGATGAGCTCAACA CTCACTGTGACACTGCAGTTGCAAGGATGCTAGTGGGGAACAAGTGCGATTTGGAGAACATCAGAGAGGTGAGCGTGGAGGAGGGGAAGAGCCTAGCCGAGGAAGAAGGGTTGTTCTTCATAGAGACCTCCGCCCTCGACTCTACCAATGTGATGAAAGCATTTGAGATCGTGATACACGAGATCTACGACAAGGTGAGCCGGAAAATCCTCAACTCGGACTCCTACAAGGCTGACCTGTCGGTCAACCGGGTCAGCCTGGCCAACGGGGTTGACTTGTCGAAGCAGAACAAATCTTGCTGCTCCAGATGA